One stretch of Microvirga lotononidis DNA includes these proteins:
- a CDS encoding ABC transporter substrate-binding protein: MRIREALLSGLAIVASGPVLAQSSGGVINVATIGEPPTLDPMVSTADLVGIVTQHFFETLFTFDKDWKVTPLLAASLPEVTDGGKVYTIKLRDGIKFHDGSDMTSEDVVASLKRWMDQASRGKQVASNVEKLEAVDPSTVRITLKTPYAPLLALLSFNNSAAVIMPSEKMDVPMKDPVGTGPYKLKERKPDQYIQLVRNEAYKPLDGAGNGYGGARKPILDEIRFVPVPDPNTRVEGAISGQFDYVDSIPVESYDRIKNIQTSKPVILKPFGWPVFVMNTKQGVMANTDTRMAVRLSLSMEDMLAAAFGNPEFYSLDGAMYPKGYVWNTDAGVEGRYNVADPDKAKALLKKASYSGAPLRILTSRQYEFHYKMAQVAAEYLKQAGFTVDLQVVDWATLTQRRGDPALWDIYITHSPFLPEPALIGQLSESSPGWWSSPARKKAVDAFNTESDAAKRPALWAEVQKVIYDETPSIKIGDFNALSAQSPKLEGVVPAPWPYFWNVSVKK, encoded by the coding sequence ATGAGGATCAGAGAGGCGTTGCTTTCAGGCTTAGCGATAGTTGCATCAGGCCCAGTTCTAGCTCAATCGAGTGGAGGGGTCATCAACGTGGCGACGATCGGCGAGCCGCCGACGCTCGACCCGATGGTGTCGACGGCGGACCTAGTCGGCATCGTCACCCAGCACTTCTTCGAGACGCTGTTCACCTTCGACAAGGACTGGAAGGTCACGCCGCTTCTTGCAGCCTCGCTTCCCGAGGTCACCGACGGCGGCAAGGTCTATACGATCAAGCTGCGGGACGGCATCAAATTCCACGACGGCTCCGACATGACGTCCGAGGACGTCGTTGCCTCCCTCAAGCGCTGGATGGACCAAGCCTCGCGCGGCAAGCAGGTCGCCAGCAATGTCGAAAAGCTCGAAGCCGTCGATCCGTCGACCGTGCGCATTACCCTGAAGACGCCGTACGCGCCACTCCTGGCACTCCTGTCCTTCAACAACTCCGCGGCCGTGATCATGCCGTCGGAGAAAATGGACGTGCCCATGAAGGACCCGGTCGGCACCGGTCCCTACAAGCTCAAGGAGCGCAAGCCCGACCAGTACATTCAGCTCGTGCGCAACGAAGCCTACAAGCCGCTCGACGGTGCCGGCAACGGCTATGGCGGCGCGCGCAAGCCGATCCTCGACGAGATCCGCTTCGTGCCGGTGCCCGATCCCAACACCCGCGTCGAGGGCGCGATCTCCGGACAGTTCGACTATGTGGACTCGATCCCGGTCGAATCTTACGACCGCATCAAGAACATTCAGACGTCGAAGCCGGTCATCCTCAAGCCGTTCGGCTGGCCGGTCTTCGTGATGAACACGAAGCAGGGCGTGATGGCCAACACGGACACCCGCATGGCCGTGCGTCTGTCCCTCAGCATGGAAGACATGCTGGCCGCGGCCTTCGGCAATCCCGAGTTCTACTCCCTTGACGGAGCCATGTATCCCAAGGGCTATGTCTGGAACACGGATGCCGGCGTCGAAGGCCGCTACAACGTCGCCGATCCGGACAAGGCCAAGGCGCTCCTGAAGAAGGCCAGCTACAGCGGCGCGCCGCTGCGCATTCTCACCAGCCGCCAGTACGAGTTCCACTACAAGATGGCCCAGGTGGCGGCCGAGTACCTGAAACAGGCGGGCTTCACGGTCGACCTGCAGGTGGTCGACTGGGCGACCCTGACCCAGCGGCGCGGCGATCCGGCCCTGTGGGACATCTACATCACGCACAGCCCGTTCCTGCCGGAGCCGGCACTCATCGGTCAGCTGTCGGAGAGCTCGCCCGGCTGGTGGTCGAGCCCTGCCCGCAAGAAGGCCGTCGACGCCTTCAACACGGAGAGCGATGCCGCGAAGCGTCCTGCCTTGTGGGCCGAGGTCCAGAAGGTCATTTATGACGAGACACCCAGCATCAAGATCGGCGACTTCAACGCCCTCTCGGCGCAGTCTCCGAAACTCGAAGGCGTCGTGCCCGCGCCGTGGCCCTACTTCTGGAACGTCTCGGTCAAGAAGTAA